From a region of the Daphnia magna isolate NIES linkage group LG1, ASM2063170v1.1, whole genome shotgun sequence genome:
- the LOC116918927 gene encoding G8 domain-containing protein DDB_G0286311, translating into MRIFVLISSVRLLFSMANFSWVLLLGLWSSSYAQQSRCFDDQDISIYYPCLCDGTGEGNLNITCLGVSNRKIKDIFRDSEAPEINRFALVPFAGSFNQLDIDEDLLSGKRARTIQIGSCPDDASRPLQIHPDAFRSSSDYAQKFIIIDCEINRVNWSFLSDFRELKEIQLGSVDGIKSINSLPTLNNIKQLSFTDSTGFSDPLLDFPAKSLVSLATLVLDGNSDLNNEVTGTIMSTIASNAVQLESFTLINSPLITQVPENIGDVLTLKSVNLSSNSIGSVGSDAFFFSSDLSVRLIDLSNNLIATVSPDAFSQGDYGEATIQLDNNLLTKFESNAFLEVLDEMNRSGGSGIVSIANNGIICIGCDLAWLIRDNPNLLQWVSGGACVDGTAFEDVDPGNFDSSCAVITPTPETTSTTEIPTTVPTTTVTSTTVTTTTPTTTPTTTPTTTPTTTPTTTPTTTPTTTPTTTPTTTPTTTPTTTPTTTPTTTPTTTPTTTPTTTPTTTPTTTPTTTPTTTPTTTPTTVTSTTEASTTKDPLDEVTTTQSTSTTTVQPNNKDDLLLLLLYIIVGLVGVSLLILMFSCIYMIISRKKRKNNRKSSIPEVLDNSTNVRGAPVLPASKPTSGLPLTSPIVVQGPGGKWYKSSAGANKTAGAANNPVKSK; encoded by the exons ATGCGGATTTTTGTGTTGATCTCAAGTGTCCGTCTTCTATTCTCAATGGCCAATTTCAGTTGG GTGTTGCTGTTGGGTTTATGGAGTTCCAGTTACGCACAGCAGTCCAGATGTTTCGATGACCAGGATATATCCATTTACTATCCTTGTCTCTGCGATGGAACTGGAGAAGGAAATTTGAACATCACCTGCTTAGGAGTGAGCAACCGGAAAATTAAAGACATTTTCCGGGATTCGGAAGCACCTGAAATCAACCGGTTCGCTTTGGTGCCGTTTGCCGGGTCATTCAATCAACTTGACATCGATGAAGACCTCTTGTCCGGCAAACGCGCAAGAACAATCCAAATTGGAAGCTGTCCGGACGATGCCTCCAGACCACTGCAAATCCACCCGGATGCATTCCGTTCGTCTAGCGACTACGCCCAGAAATTCATCATTATCGATTGTGAAATCAACAGAGTGAACTGGAGTTTTCTCAGTGACTTTCGTGAGCTAAAAGAAATCCAGTTGGGCAGTGTGGACGGCATCAAGTCCATCAATTCTCTACCCACTTTGAATAATATTAAGCAATTGTCTTTTACCGATTCTACGGGTTTTTCCGATCCTTTGCTCGACTTTCCTGCCAAATCTTTGGTGTCGTTAGCGACGCTCGTCCTGGATGGAAACAGTGACCTCAATAATGAAGTTACTGGTACTATCATGTCAACAATAGCCTCCAACGCCGTCCAACTGGAAAGTTTCACGCTTATTAATTCACCATTGATAACTCAAGTACCTGAGAATATCGGCGATGTTTTGACGTTGAAGTCGGTCAATTTATCGTCCAATTCCATCGGATCCGTTGGCTCGgatgcctttttcttttcgagcgATCTCTCCGTTCGTTTAATCGACCTGTCAAACAATTTAATCGCGACTGTTTCACCTGATGCCTTCAGTCAAG GAGACTACGGTGAAGCCACCATTCAACTTGACAACAACCTACTTACCAAATTTGAATCGAACGCTTTCCTGGAGGTTCTTGATGAAATGAACCGCTCTGGTGGTTCCGGAATAGTTTCCATCGCCAACAACG gaatcatTTGTATCGGGTGTGATTTGGCCTGGCTCATCCGTGACAACCCCAATTTGTTGCAGTGGGTGTCTGGTGGCGCTTGTGTAGATGGAACTGCATTCGAAGATGTTGATCCTGGCAACTTCGATTCCTCTTGTGCTGTTATCACTCCTACTCCGGAAACTACTTCCACCACAGAAATTCCAACGACTGTACCGACCACAACCGTAACATCAACAACGGTAACAACGACAACACCAACGACAACACCAACGACAACACCAACTACAACACCGACGACAACACCGACGACAACACCGACGACAACACCAACGACAACACCAACGACAACACCAACTACAACGCCAACTACAACACCGACGacaacaccaacaacaacaccaACGACAACACCAACGACAACCCCAACGACAACACCAACGACAACCCCAACGACAACACCAACGACAACACCAACGACAACACCAACTACAACACCAACGACAACACCAACGACTGTTACCTCAACGACGGAAGCTTCAACCACGAAAGACCCACTCGACGAAGTTACGACGACTCAAAGCACTTCGACAACTACGGTCCAGCCTAATAACAAAGACGATTTActgcttttgttgttgtacatCATTGTGGGTTTAGTCGGTGTCAGCCTTCTGATCCTGATGTTCAGCTGCATTTACATGATTATCTCGAGGAAGAAGCGCAA GAACAACCGGAAATCTTCCATACCCGAGGTTCTTGACAACTCGACTAATGTACGCGGAGCACCTGTTCTCCCCGCCAG CAAACCGACCTCAGGATTGCCCCTGACCAGCCCCATTGTTGTTCAGGGACCAGGAGGCAAGTGGTATAAATCAAGTGCTGGTGCGAACAAAACCGCTGGAGCAGCCAACAATCCAGTTAAAAGCAAATAA